The Terriglobales bacterium genome includes a region encoding these proteins:
- a CDS encoding polysaccharide deacetylase family protein gives MQKLPLAQQRIADGATRAKHWFYSLVEEFMHWVLWWTHGAPRNLNGARKFTVERLAEKCGQAGSPFLLAENIGDAKVLEFIRQQNAELLIVLGDIPLSSELLSIPSRGAIRAYYDEHNHNGTKVGESLQIEIEHFTRGSKTAFTIAHLKMPLQPYDGLAGITLKSDLIADDLLLQTAIGLQTASQVKTSKVVMEWIQRIYSPYLTQLEPVPTQTAQAKLSRQRFRSEWKLSVETLLFSPFASARNWYRRWRGHYPVLVLAHHLVSDRPHRMGISTENFWQAVSFLRRHYRIVSLAEAVELLRSGNVKVPTVVLTFDDGYADNFVNLRAVADEAEIPVALFITTQPVEIQCEFQHDLAHGIKGALPLTWDQIQYWGSQGAEFGSHTRTHLDCGSADRTKLEWEIVGSKHDLEGHLGKPVGFFAFPFGNPDNISSDAANMASSVYSHVASCSGGENLPDKAGNHRYLVRKNLYSDLWELELELQSVLDWVESIKRRFRFKRVEPAISSGRATATSALSTYANR, from the coding sequence ATGCAAAAACTCCCACTTGCGCAACAGCGCATTGCGGACGGCGCTACAAGAGCGAAGCATTGGTTCTATTCTCTGGTTGAAGAATTCATGCATTGGGTGTTGTGGTGGACCCACGGCGCACCGCGTAATCTGAACGGCGCAAGAAAATTCACAGTTGAGAGGTTAGCCGAGAAGTGTGGCCAGGCCGGATCGCCGTTCCTGCTGGCGGAAAACATTGGCGATGCGAAGGTTTTAGAGTTCATTCGCCAACAAAATGCAGAGTTGCTCATTGTGCTCGGAGATATTCCACTGAGCTCAGAGCTATTGTCAATTCCTTCACGTGGTGCAATTCGTGCGTATTATGATGAGCACAATCACAATGGAACAAAAGTGGGAGAAAGTCTCCAGATCGAAATTGAACACTTCACGAGAGGTTCAAAGACCGCATTCACCATCGCTCATCTCAAAATGCCGTTGCAGCCTTACGATGGGCTGGCAGGAATCACGCTCAAAAGCGATCTGATAGCCGACGATCTGCTGCTGCAAACTGCTATTGGCCTGCAGACTGCAAGCCAGGTTAAAACCTCCAAAGTCGTGATGGAGTGGATACAAAGAATCTACTCCCCCTACCTGACGCAACTCGAGCCGGTGCCAACTCAGACTGCGCAAGCAAAGCTCTCCCGCCAGCGCTTTCGCTCAGAATGGAAGCTGAGCGTGGAAACATTGTTGTTTTCCCCATTCGCTTCTGCTCGAAACTGGTATCGCCGGTGGCGCGGCCATTATCCCGTGCTGGTTCTGGCACATCATCTCGTTTCGGATCGTCCGCACCGAATGGGTATTTCCACAGAAAATTTCTGGCAAGCTGTCAGCTTTTTGCGGAGACATTATCGAATTGTAAGCCTCGCCGAAGCGGTCGAACTCTTACGTTCCGGCAATGTGAAGGTTCCGACCGTCGTGCTCACCTTTGATGATGGCTATGCCGATAATTTCGTGAATTTGCGAGCAGTGGCTGACGAGGCCGAGATTCCGGTTGCACTGTTTATTACTACCCAACCGGTTGAAATTCAGTGTGAGTTCCAACACGACTTGGCGCACGGAATCAAAGGTGCCCTCCCTTTGACATGGGACCAAATTCAATATTGGGGTTCTCAAGGAGCCGAATTTGGCAGCCACACTCGTACGCATCTTGATTGCGGCTCTGCGGATCGAACGAAATTAGAGTGGGAGATTGTTGGGTCCAAGCATGACCTGGAGGGTCATCTGGGAAAGCCTGTTGGCTTTTTCGCCTTCCCGTTCGGTAACCCTGACAACATCTCTTCCGATGCTGCTAACATGGCGTCGTCCGTGTATTCGCATGTTGCTTCTTGTTCTGGCGGTGAGAATCTGCCTGATAAAGCAGGCAACCATCGCTATCTCGTCCGTAAAAATCTTTATTCCGATCTATGGGAGCTGGAGCTGGAACTGCAGTCTGTATTGGATTGGGTCGAAAGCATAAAACGCCGGTTCAGATTCAAGCGAGTTGAACCTGCCATTTCTTCAGGCAGAGCCACTGCCACTTCTGCTTTAAGCACATACGCGAACAGGTGA
- a CDS encoding HAD family phosphatase: protein MIKGVIFDMDGVVVDSHPSHMRVWRKFLLSKGRSVTDAELEFIRDGRKKAEILRYFFGDLTDDQVQAYGDEKDRLFQEEVQNLQMIAGVQQLLDELHSTGIPIALASSGSSRRVHNILDSLRLRDYFATVVTGDDVAIGKPHPAIFRKAAAQLQIQSFESLVFEDSVSGVQAARAAGMKCLGIADHHRAKALREAGAERVFLNFLNASLGQIQKSLLEIQ, encoded by the coding sequence ATGATCAAGGGCGTGATCTTTGATATGGATGGAGTCGTTGTAGATAGCCATCCCAGCCACATGAGGGTCTGGAGAAAGTTTCTGCTGTCGAAGGGCAGATCAGTAACCGACGCAGAGCTTGAATTTATTCGGGATGGCAGGAAGAAAGCGGAGATCTTGCGATATTTTTTCGGTGACCTGACCGACGATCAGGTTCAGGCATATGGTGACGAGAAGGACAGGCTATTTCAAGAGGAAGTACAAAATCTACAAATGATTGCAGGAGTGCAACAGCTACTTGATGAACTCCATAGCACTGGCATTCCAATAGCTTTGGCATCCAGTGGCAGCTCCAGGCGAGTGCATAACATTCTGGATTCTCTGCGGCTGCGAGATTACTTTGCGACTGTGGTAACCGGAGATGACGTCGCTATAGGCAAGCCGCACCCCGCGATTTTCCGTAAAGCGGCTGCGCAATTGCAGATTCAATCATTCGAATCACTGGTTTTTGAGGATTCTGTTTCCGGAGTTCAGGCAGCAAGGGCCGCCGGCATGAAATGTCTAGGAATCGCAGACCATCACCGAGCGAAAGCACTCCGCGAAGCGGGTGCAGAGCGCGTATTCCTCAACTTCTTAAATGCTTCGCTGGGCCAGATACAGAAGTCTTTGCTTGAAATTCAATGA
- a CDS encoding nucleotidyltransferase family protein, with translation MKAFLLAAGKGERLRPLTDIIPKCLVSIQSIPLLAIWLELCRRHGIGEILVNTHSYPGIVKEFLREHSKGIGVHIKEEEVLLGSAGTLLENRDWVKDERDFWIFYGDVLTNMNLTHMLEFHRQRNLIATMGVYEVPNPEQCGIVTVDSENVVQEFTEKPANPSGNLAFSGILVATPLIFDAIPHRIPADIGFDVLPKLVGRIAAYPISEYLLDVGTPASYRNAQLTWPGSGASA, from the coding sequence ATGAAAGCTTTCCTACTGGCAGCAGGCAAGGGCGAACGTTTACGGCCGCTGACAGACATAATTCCCAAGTGCCTGGTTTCAATTCAGAGCATACCTCTATTGGCGATCTGGCTTGAACTGTGTCGCCGGCACGGCATTGGCGAAATCCTGGTGAATACCCATTCTTATCCAGGCATAGTAAAAGAGTTTCTCAGAGAGCACAGTAAGGGTATCGGTGTGCACATCAAAGAGGAAGAAGTTCTGCTCGGAAGCGCAGGAACTTTGCTGGAAAACCGCGATTGGGTCAAGGACGAGCGGGATTTTTGGATCTTTTACGGCGACGTCTTGACCAACATGAATCTCACACACATGTTGGAGTTTCATCGCCAGAGAAACCTGATAGCAACCATGGGAGTCTACGAGGTCCCTAACCCCGAGCAGTGTGGCATCGTAACCGTTGATAGCGAAAATGTGGTTCAAGAATTTACCGAAAAGCCGGCGAACCCTTCCGGCAATCTTGCTTTTTCCGGAATTCTGGTCGCAACTCCGCTGATCTTTGATGCGATCCCGCATCGAATTCCTGCTGACATTGGTTTCGACGTGTTGCCTAAGTTGGTTGGAAGAATAGCCGCTTATCCCATTTCCGAGTATCTCTTGGATGTGGGAACTCCGGCCAGTTACCGGAACGCACAATTAACCTGGCCGGGTTCAGGCGCTTCGGCGTAA
- a CDS encoding lipopolysaccharide biosynthesis protein, with translation MVLVPLFLRYWSASLYGEYVALFAAVGYLSSLDIGMQQAVVNRLTQAYARKNLEEYRSVQHTALAFYVVLAITVTLLVAGIAWLLPIPHWIGLKLTRPNIATLVIILLAAYVMWTMPMRLITATYQTMGNLARSQWIANTQQVIVVVLSALVLLFGGGMLGIAFLQVLTVGITALFVLLDVRWRFPVLFPEIAGAKLSVLKELTHPSILFCLLLVGNLIAYQGSILLISAVMGGLAVAVLSISKAVIDVIRQGLYSISLALCPDFARMEALGEFEKLRKVHRMVVAGTGAITLALVASIWYEGPQIINMWTRGRIEPDAMLLRLFLVLVAFQTPWAASSTVATATNRHKVQAIGYFFAAIIGIGLVAALIKPLGIWAVPVGLTLGEAVGCYHFVIKASCQIIGEPYGAFARRFWFGFAVVAAAVLTTGWAIHFMMPGPMLLRWIAMGLFTLTVATACAWVVWLTPEDRALLLPKLHPALGVSG, from the coding sequence TTGGTTCTGGTTCCTCTTTTCTTAAGGTACTGGTCGGCGAGTTTGTATGGGGAGTACGTGGCGCTTTTTGCCGCTGTGGGCTATCTATCCAGTTTAGACATCGGAATGCAACAAGCGGTAGTCAACCGGCTTACCCAAGCCTATGCGCGAAAGAATCTTGAGGAATATCGGTCTGTACAGCATACGGCTCTGGCCTTCTACGTTGTACTTGCTATTACTGTTACTCTGCTCGTCGCTGGCATCGCATGGCTCTTACCAATTCCGCATTGGATCGGATTGAAACTAACACGGCCCAACATTGCGACACTGGTGATTATTTTGCTTGCCGCTTATGTGATGTGGACGATGCCCATGCGCCTTATCACTGCCACCTATCAAACCATGGGCAATCTGGCGCGTTCACAATGGATTGCAAACACGCAACAGGTAATTGTAGTGGTGCTGTCCGCGCTGGTCCTGCTTTTTGGCGGAGGAATGCTTGGCATTGCCTTTCTGCAAGTGCTGACCGTCGGTATTACCGCGTTGTTCGTGCTTCTTGATGTGCGCTGGCGCTTTCCCGTCCTCTTTCCAGAGATTGCCGGAGCGAAGCTTTCAGTCCTGAAAGAGTTGACTCATCCCAGCATTTTGTTCTGCTTGCTCCTTGTCGGTAATTTGATCGCCTACCAGGGCAGTATTCTCTTGATCTCAGCAGTGATGGGAGGGTTGGCGGTAGCTGTGCTCTCCATTTCCAAAGCTGTAATTGATGTGATCCGTCAGGGGCTGTACAGCATCAGCTTGGCCCTTTGTCCTGATTTTGCCCGGATGGAAGCTCTGGGTGAATTTGAAAAACTGCGCAAAGTTCACCGCATGGTCGTCGCAGGTACCGGCGCCATTACCCTGGCACTGGTTGCCAGTATCTGGTACGAGGGTCCTCAGATCATCAATATGTGGACCCGCGGCCGTATTGAGCCTGATGCAATGCTGTTGCGCCTGTTCCTGGTTTTAGTGGCGTTCCAAACCCCTTGGGCTGCAAGTTCGACAGTGGCTACTGCAACCAACCGGCATAAAGTCCAGGCGATTGGCTACTTCTTCGCCGCAATTATAGGCATTGGTCTGGTCGCAGCCTTGATAAAACCTCTGGGCATTTGGGCTGTGCCTGTGGGACTGACGCTCGGTGAAGCCGTGGGTTGTTATCATTTTGTGATCAAGGCCTCGTGCCAAATCATCGGCGAGCCTTACGGCGCGTTTGCCCGCCGTTTCTGGTTTGGCTTTGCCGTGGTGGCTGCTGCGGTGCTGACGACGGGATGGGCGATTCACTTCATGATGCCCGGCCCCATGCTGTTGCGCTGGATCGCCATGGGCTTGTTCACGTTGACCGTGGCCACGGCATGCGCGTGGGTAGTGTGGTTGACTCCAGAAGACAGAGCATTGTTGCTGCCTAAACTTCACCCGGCGCTTGGAGTTTCCGGGTAA
- a CDS encoding HAD hydrolase family protein, translated as MNKTYKFKEQVANGLQVGFDLSRTFSLEESAICAQDPGLHVLEHARVAVSEGSASGKIRLVSQAREPLPSTLLAEEAHFYSQYPWCLNAFPTVSEVVGHLAEELSKLDQAQDNWQRSEVIMNIFLLACTITDTIDDHLLGNIYDFSKIGHVLPFANLGVRAVKELFDGVGRLRAASLSRLLHWRQAWGAAVTQFLRHALIAPKPDHVVLLQERNRVVSLLPPKFPRSLWSRRPKVPAFFRSRDFAPFDCLELGRKFVTAFPERKRPAMVMGLRTAGSFLAPLLCAYLSDWLQETDWLAVRPRKALALWEQAALRQAAQKKARVLIIDESIHSGQTLAHAIELLRQTGFSDEDIVVLNPVEPAFPKWRDSHTFQSLRKMNVITLEPAERYKQRLLDSSVVGAWLEKYFKARGYAKVRVVANSDLDPKIQELNQRWRAESPERVDVRLKRIYEVHLSDAAGDSEVRYVLAKSVGWGWLGYHALVAGEKLANFIPPVLGLRDGVLYTEWIPKRELPQVVAQDRESLIESLASYVAARTRDLSFGNNPTPDLANEGRHKGFEILANSLSRAYNSRMVAALKRSRIQRQLSHQNCSASVMTDSKMSPGEWIFAGSRLMKTDFEHHCQGKNELGMTDPAYDLADAIFQFELSDEESGHLIRSYAKQSGDVNVEERVFLNKLLAGMWGQNLATLGLQNSGLLSRRSEFHRQYVSAWNFMVRETIRECGKLCRRPREVRWSTPLVVTDIDGVLDRMVFGFPSTTAAGIKAVSLLHSHGFAIAVNTARTLQEVKQYCRSYGFVGGVAEYGGIVWDAVSDQELALVSPESLRQLEEVRNALQRIPGVFLNDDYRYSLRAFTYQNGGTIPLPHLLIQDLLAGLKADRLQVHHTGLDTAILAKETNKGTGLLSLLAFVGVPTAETLAIGDSEPDLAMFRVAHRCFAPGNVSCRREARLLRCHIADLPYQPGLLQIARKITHPHGGTCNECRAVEAIRHNGNSLFVSLLSAADQKPRSLLLRNLIDPSVLAIFRK; from the coding sequence ATGAACAAAACATACAAATTTAAAGAGCAAGTTGCTAATGGCCTCCAGGTAGGTTTTGATCTTTCCAGAACCTTTTCCTTGGAAGAATCCGCTATCTGTGCACAAGACCCCGGATTGCATGTACTAGAGCATGCTCGAGTTGCGGTAAGCGAAGGTTCTGCGAGCGGAAAAATTAGACTTGTCTCGCAAGCCCGTGAACCACTCCCTTCAACGCTTCTAGCGGAGGAGGCCCACTTCTATAGTCAATATCCCTGGTGTCTCAACGCCTTTCCTACTGTCTCGGAAGTGGTGGGTCATCTCGCAGAAGAATTGAGCAAGTTAGACCAGGCGCAGGATAACTGGCAGAGATCTGAAGTAATCATGAATATTTTTCTGCTCGCTTGCACGATAACAGACACAATTGACGACCACCTGCTAGGCAATATCTACGATTTCTCCAAGATTGGCCATGTCCTGCCATTCGCTAATCTTGGCGTTCGCGCTGTGAAAGAGCTGTTTGATGGTGTGGGCCGGCTACGCGCGGCATCGTTGTCTCGGCTACTTCACTGGAGACAGGCATGGGGAGCCGCTGTAACTCAATTTCTAAGACACGCATTGATTGCCCCCAAGCCAGACCATGTTGTTCTTTTGCAAGAGCGCAATCGGGTAGTAAGCTTGCTGCCCCCCAAATTTCCTCGATCTCTATGGAGCCGTCGCCCCAAAGTCCCTGCTTTTTTTCGCTCTCGAGACTTTGCTCCTTTCGATTGTCTTGAACTGGGACGAAAATTTGTTACAGCTTTCCCCGAACGGAAACGCCCCGCCATGGTTATGGGGCTGCGTACCGCTGGATCTTTTTTAGCTCCGCTGCTGTGTGCTTATCTTAGCGATTGGCTTCAAGAGACGGATTGGCTGGCGGTTCGTCCCAGAAAAGCTCTCGCTTTGTGGGAGCAAGCTGCGCTTCGGCAGGCTGCACAAAAGAAAGCACGGGTACTGATTATTGACGAATCAATTCATTCCGGACAAACTCTCGCTCATGCAATCGAACTGCTTCGCCAGACAGGTTTTTCCGATGAAGACATCGTGGTGTTGAATCCAGTGGAACCCGCATTCCCCAAATGGAGAGACTCACACACTTTCCAGTCTCTTCGAAAAATGAATGTCATTACCCTGGAGCCAGCAGAACGTTACAAGCAACGATTGCTCGATTCGAGTGTGGTCGGAGCCTGGCTCGAGAAATATTTCAAAGCTCGTGGTTATGCAAAGGTCCGCGTTGTGGCGAATTCCGATCTCGACCCAAAGATACAGGAATTGAACCAGAGGTGGCGAGCGGAGTCACCCGAGAGAGTGGACGTACGCCTCAAGCGGATTTACGAAGTGCATCTGAGCGATGCTGCCGGTGACAGCGAGGTTCGCTATGTGCTCGCCAAGAGTGTTGGGTGGGGATGGCTGGGCTACCACGCACTTGTGGCCGGAGAAAAACTGGCAAATTTCATTCCTCCGGTACTAGGCCTGCGTGACGGGGTCCTATACACAGAGTGGATTCCCAAAAGGGAACTGCCGCAAGTTGTTGCTCAAGATCGTGAATCGTTGATCGAGTCTCTTGCGTCGTATGTTGCTGCGCGAACGCGGGACCTGAGTTTTGGCAACAATCCCACGCCAGATTTGGCTAATGAAGGTCGTCACAAGGGCTTCGAAATATTGGCGAACTCTCTGAGTCGGGCCTACAACTCGAGGATGGTAGCTGCTTTAAAGCGCTCTCGAATTCAACGCCAACTGTCACATCAAAACTGTTCCGCTTCTGTCATGACTGACAGCAAAATGTCGCCCGGTGAATGGATCTTCGCCGGCTCCAGGCTGATGAAGACCGATTTCGAACATCATTGCCAGGGAAAGAACGAGCTTGGGATGACCGATCCCGCCTATGATCTTGCTGACGCAATTTTTCAATTTGAGCTTTCGGATGAGGAATCTGGGCACCTCATCCGCAGCTATGCGAAGCAAAGCGGCGATGTCAATGTCGAGGAACGGGTTTTCCTCAATAAGCTGCTGGCAGGGATGTGGGGCCAAAATCTGGCTACACTTGGTCTGCAGAATTCCGGGCTTCTGTCACGGCGCAGTGAATTTCATCGGCAATATGTTTCCGCCTGGAATTTCATGGTTAGGGAAACTATTAGAGAATGCGGCAAGCTGTGTCGGCGTCCACGCGAAGTTCGCTGGTCTACCCCTCTTGTAGTGACAGATATTGACGGCGTGCTGGATAGAATGGTTTTTGGTTTCCCTTCCACCACGGCTGCAGGCATCAAAGCGGTCTCCTTGCTCCATTCCCATGGATTTGCAATTGCTGTAAATACGGCCCGCACGCTGCAAGAAGTGAAGCAGTATTGCCGATCATACGGCTTTGTGGGTGGTGTGGCTGAGTATGGAGGCATCGTTTGGGATGCAGTCAGTGATCAGGAACTTGCGCTAGTAAGCCCGGAATCGTTACGGCAGCTAGAGGAAGTTAGGAATGCTCTTCAACGGATTCCCGGTGTTTTTCTGAACGACGATTACAGATATTCGCTGCGTGCGTTCACTTACCAGAACGGCGGAACCATTCCGCTTCCTCATCTTCTAATTCAGGATTTGTTGGCTGGCCTGAAGGCTGACCGGCTTCAAGTGCATCACACAGGACTGGATACGGCTATTCTCGCCAAAGAGACCAACAAAGGCACAGGCCTTCTTTCGCTGTTGGCTTTCGTAGGGGTGCCAACTGCTGAAACGCTGGCCATTGGTGATTCGGAGCCCGACTTAGCCATGTTTCGCGTCGCTCATCGTTGCTTCGCACCTGGAAATGTCTCGTGCCGCCGCGAAGCGCGGTTGCTCCGCTGCCATATCGCTGATCTTCCATACCAGCCTGGGCTGTTGCAGATCGCCCGAAAAATCACTCATCCTCACGGTGGCACTTGCAATGAATGCCGGGCAGTAGAGGCAATCCGACATAATGGCAACAGCCTTTTCGTATCGTTGCTCAGCGCTGCTGATCAGAAGCCTCGCTCACTGCTGCTGCGGAATTTGATAGACCCGTCGGTGCTGGCAATCTTTCGAAAGTAG
- a CDS encoding alpha/beta fold hydrolase — protein MKEEAVLFGEKKSLAGVVTDPPTTVGNHLRPAVILLNPGIVHRVGPGRIYVKIARALAAAGFVVLRFDFSGIGDSAVRHDNLQFEKSAIREAQDAMDFLKSTRGIEHFVCLGGCSGALISLETARCDSRAVGAVLINYPVTEDEDGSANADLVNRRAAHYYWNFALFNLKSWHKFFTGRANYRQLMQVLRLEAKRQFTSKSEIPREATEFEVNLRQLTDRGARLTFLCSQGDPLLDELRKAGGSELQHLCALGKVTLDIIPRSDHTFSSLDDHEQLLEVILKRINGITCSGKKIINTPQAASDAEAVSVGDSVGRVLD, from the coding sequence ATGAAGGAAGAGGCGGTTCTCTTTGGGGAAAAGAAATCCCTGGCGGGGGTTGTAACCGACCCACCAACTACAGTCGGGAATCATCTCAGGCCCGCCGTGATCTTGCTCAATCCTGGAATCGTGCACCGAGTTGGCCCGGGACGTATCTACGTGAAAATTGCACGAGCACTTGCCGCGGCAGGCTTTGTAGTCCTGCGCTTCGATTTTTCCGGGATTGGAGATAGTGCAGTACGTCACGACAATCTTCAGTTTGAGAAAAGTGCCATACGTGAAGCGCAAGATGCAATGGATTTCCTGAAGTCAACCAGAGGTATCGAACACTTTGTTTGTCTGGGCGGATGTTCAGGGGCGCTTATTTCGCTTGAGACAGCTCGTTGCGACTCGCGAGCTGTTGGCGCGGTTCTGATTAACTATCCGGTTACCGAAGACGAGGATGGGAGTGCAAACGCTGACTTGGTCAATCGCAGAGCGGCCCACTACTACTGGAATTTTGCCCTGTTTAACCTGAAGAGCTGGCACAAGTTTTTCACAGGTAGAGCAAACTACCGTCAGCTTATGCAAGTTCTGCGACTAGAGGCAAAACGCCAATTTACGTCCAAGAGTGAGATACCTCGCGAGGCCACCGAGTTTGAAGTGAATTTAAGACAGCTAACGGACCGTGGTGCCCGCCTGACTTTCCTATGTTCGCAAGGTGATCCGCTTTTAGATGAGTTACGCAAGGCGGGAGGGAGCGAACTACAGCATTTGTGTGCACTCGGCAAGGTAACACTCGACATCATCCCGCGATCGGACCATACCTTCAGTTCCCTCGATGACCACGAGCAGCTGCTGGAGGTAATTCTCAAACGAATCAACGGGATCACCTGCTCGGGAAAAAAGATTATCAATACGCCTCAAGCAGCCTCTGATGCTGAGGCCGTCAGTGTGGGCGATTCTGTTGGTCGAGTCCTGGACTGA
- a CDS encoding alpha/beta fold hydrolase, which produces MKPVRSMLPLYFGPPNKALFGCYHEPPSERSRKCAVLICQPVGHEYINSHRALRQLAARLSDAGFPVLRFDYYGCGDSSGSSEAGRVSQWLENISMAISEVRYRAGLTQVCVVGLRLGGALSAIAGAQRGDIESLVLWDPIVDGKSYLEKLIFLQKEMLRFRPKPKRDRNSQGHIDILGFPLSNFLCSELEKINLLTLADKPAKNVLVIQSDQTTGEDSLNDHLSRIGARLEHQRLEASQIWLPTTDGSLLVPNQVLQSVVSWTSQMHQCQTHCQTH; this is translated from the coding sequence ATGAAGCCTGTCAGGTCCATGCTGCCCCTCTATTTCGGTCCGCCTAATAAGGCGCTTTTCGGTTGCTATCATGAGCCGCCATCAGAGCGCAGCCGAAAGTGTGCGGTCCTTATATGTCAGCCAGTAGGACACGAATATATCAACAGTCACCGGGCCCTTCGGCAATTGGCGGCGCGCCTATCCGACGCCGGGTTTCCCGTTTTGCGGTTCGATTACTACGGCTGTGGCGACTCCTCGGGTAGCAGCGAAGCGGGAAGGGTTTCTCAATGGCTGGAGAACATCTCGATGGCCATTTCTGAGGTCAGGTACAGAGCAGGTTTGACTCAGGTATGTGTAGTTGGACTTCGGCTCGGCGGAGCTCTATCAGCCATAGCCGGGGCCCAGCGAGGTGATATCGAGAGCTTAGTTCTCTGGGATCCGATTGTGGACGGAAAGAGCTATCTTGAAAAGCTGATTTTTCTGCAAAAAGAGATGCTGCGATTTCGCCCTAAACCCAAGCGTGATCGAAACTCTCAAGGACACATTGATATCCTGGGCTTTCCTCTGTCCAATTTTCTGTGTAGTGAACTTGAAAAGATCAATCTTTTGACGCTGGCCGATAAACCCGCGAAGAACGTGCTCGTAATTCAAAGTGATCAAACCACTGGCGAAGACAGTTTGAACGATCATCTGAGTCGAATAGGGGCCAGGCTGGAGCACCAGCGTCTCGAAGCCTCCCAAATTTGGCTGCCAACAACTGATGGCAGTTTGCTCGTACCTAATCAAGTGCTGCAATCGGTGGTTTCCTGGACTTCACAAATGCACCAATGCCAAACGCACTGCCAAACGCACTAA